A stretch of Dermochelys coriacea isolate rDerCor1 chromosome 6, rDerCor1.pri.v4, whole genome shotgun sequence DNA encodes these proteins:
- the DUSP8 gene encoding dual specificity protein phosphatase 8 isoform X2: protein MLDFGGSSGFFFILFLPVSCCFARASSASVRRSPAAWMPLDVMIVPSEDQFWMDMHEGQMKLKIRVRRMKESRDMRGGFATFSSCFPGLCEGKPAAILPMSISQPCLPVANVGPTRILPHLYLGSQKDVLNKDLMTQNGISYVLNASNSCPKPDFICDSHFMRIPVNDNYCEKLLPWLDKSIEFIDKAKVSSCQVIVHCLAGISRSATIAIAYIMKTMGMSSDDAYRFVKDRRPSISPNFNFLGQLLEYERSLKLLKALKAQGDRSEGDAQPDPAEVPESNRHLKLSTSEKSEDLSKSTSLAPSHSEPERPAGAPKILSPTALQQGLNGLHLSSERIQDTNRLKRSFSLDIKSAYSPSLRQDTPGPADTGEAPKLCKLDSPSGPNGLCQFSPVPDSPDWPSGPDFLLEAKVRQRRKHRHQAGSPAHGMSLNFSGVCAVHKSTSVEDNLKQTLRLSLPGVGQQPTQPAATPNSAGGGGVGAWGVHLESPSTPSSENPWYFGTDSAVGSGSGGGSGALFASAASYSSFSCSTLQGSCEIRLRDKQRVEQRDGRHSWHEDAATEKQFKRRSCQMEFEETMSEGRSREDLGKIGKQSSFSGSMEIIEVS from the exons ATGCTGGATTTTGGGGGCAGttcaggctttttttttattttatttttgcctgtCAGCTGTTGTTTTGCTAGGGCAAGCAGTGCCTCTGTGAGACGCAGCCCAGCTGCCTGGATGCCTCTGGATGTTATGATTGTGCCCTCCGAGGACCAGTTCTGGATGGACATGCATGAGGGGCAGATGAAGCTGAAAATCAGGGTGCGGAGGATGAAGGAAAGCAGGGACATGCGAG GGGGCTTTGCCACCTTCTCATCTTGCTTCCCAGGACTCTGCGAAGGGAAACCAGCTGCCATCTTGCCAATGAGCATCTCCCAGCCGTGCTTGCCAGTAGCCAATGTTGGCCCCACCCGTATCCTGCCTCATCTCTACCTGGGCTCCCAGAAAGATGTCCTAAACAAG GACCTGATGACTCAGAATGGAATAAGCTACGTCCTCAACGCCAGCAACTCCTGCCCCAAGCCAGACTTCATCTGTGACAGTCACTTCATGCGCATTCCTGTCAATGACAACTACTGTGAGAAGCTGCTTCCCTGGCTGGACAAGTCCATTGAGTTCATCG ACAAGGCCAAGGTATCCAGCTGCCAAGTGATAGTGCACTGCTTGGCAGGGATCTCCCGCTCAGCCACCATTGCCATCGCCTACATCATGAAGACCATGGGCATGTCTTCAGACGACGCCTACAG GTTTGTCAAAGACCGGCGCCCATCCATATCGCCCAACTTCAACTTTCTGGGCCAGCTCCTGGAGTATGAGAGGAGCCTGAAGCTCCTCAAGGCCTTGAAGGCCCAAGGTGATAGGAGTGAGGGGGATGCCCAGCCAGACCCAGCTGAAGTGCCTGAGAGCAACAGGCACCTGAAGCTTTCTACCTCAGAAAAGTCCGAGGACCTATCAAAAAGCACAAGCTTGGCACCCTCCCACAGTGAGCCCGAGAGGCCAGCAGGAGCTCCCAAAATTCTCTCACCTACAGCACTACAGCAAGGACTCAACGGCCTGCACTTGTCCTCGGAGCGCATCCAAGACACCAACCGGCTAAAACGCTCCTTCTCCCTCGACATCAAATCAGCCTACTCCCCCAGCCTGAGGCAGGACACCCCAGGCCCCGCTGACACCGGGGAAGCCCCCAAGCTTTGCAAGCTGGACAGCCCTTCTGGACCTAATGGCTTGTGCCAGTTCTCGCCCGTGCCGGACAGTCCCGACTGGCCCAGCGGGCCGGACTTCCTACTGGAAGCCAAGGTGAGGCAGAGGCGGAAACACAGGCATCAGGCGGGCTCCCCTGCCCACGGGATGAGCCTCAATTTCAGCGGGGTGTGTGCCGTGCACAAAAGCACCAGCGTGGAGGACAATCTCAAGCAGACGCTGCGGCTGAGCCTCCCTGGCGTGGGACAGCAGCCCACACAGCCAGCTGCGACACCAAACTCTGCCGGCGGAGGGGGGGTAGGTGCCTGGGGCGTGCATTTGGAATCACCCAGCACCCCGTCGTCGGAGAATCCCTGGTACTTTGGCACAGACTCGGCGGTGGGCAGCGGCAGTGGCGGAGGGAGCGGGGCCTTGTTTGCCAGCGCTGCCTCGTACTCCTCGTTCAGCTGCAGCACCCTGCAGGGCAGCTGCGAGATCAGGTTGAGGGACAAGCAGAGGGTGGAGCAGAGGGACGGGCGGCACAGCTGGCACGAGGATGCCGCCACGGAGAAGCAGTTCAAGAGGAGGAGCTGCCAGATGGAGTTCGAGGAGACCATGTCAGAGGGCAGGTCCCGGGAAGACCTGGGCAAAATAGGCAAACAGTCTAGCTTTTCGGGCAGCATGGAGATCATTGAGGTGTCCTGA